The proteins below are encoded in one region of Helianthus annuus cultivar XRQ/B chromosome 2, HanXRQr2.0-SUNRISE, whole genome shotgun sequence:
- the LOC110920018 gene encoding serine/threonine-protein kinase CTR1 codes for MPHRATYIFPRQFPDQSSVNTNSSSKSEDHEQANTNLISNEGLRSMINGDRDSNKDKKTEVYGHGVLSSERHRFGKGYRSHGKKKRQQIADFVNWLVEKKSSGSRSGNVRLNNDDLDELIPSCLDYNYNHPATQQSGGTGMGLGDRQVSSLHRLSSTDNYHHPSTQQSVGTGMGLGDKQVSLHRLSSDEYHHPTTQQSVGTGMGLGDRQVSLHRLSSDDYHHPTTQQSVGTGTGLGDRQVSMRRLSSDAGSSYAASLFSCTVETSSSAAFCKDSMTEETVGMREEDMVAGGGGGGDDGCRSVVKRWRDSYYLQLTLAKRLTHQATIGDEASAFNRSGYGGGGGGGGAPAVTCYDAESVSYRLWVNGTLSYNDKISDGFYNILGMDPYMWIMCNDSEEGKRLPSLLALKAVNSGSTSMEVVLVDRYRDSRLRDLEDRAQELYFSAENNRMLAEQLGNLVASTMGGSFTTEQDDLHAHWESASTKLRDNQNGILVPVGNLSVGLCRHRAILFKKLADYVGLPCRIARGCKYCVEDHRSSCLVKIQDDNVTREYVMDLIGQPGNMYNPDSSINGDILSSVPSPFQSSHLKEVQQVYVDRESISQVKNIEWKPNVSDEETGGNRESKEMRCVPLDKNYKICETVETPKLKPNQPDQLMKVESGSKCRGNFPVTTTRYLTLEPSLAMDWLEIAWDELHIKERIGAGSFGTVHRAEWHGSDVAVKVLTVQDFEDDQLREFLREVSIMKRVRHPNVVLFMGAVTVRPHYSIVTEYLPRGSLFRLIHRPAAGEIMDQRRRLRMALDVAKGINYLHCLSPPIVHWDLKSPNLLVDKNWTVKVCDFGLSRFKANTFISSKSVAGTPEWMAPEFLRGEPSDEKSDVYSFGVILWELVTMQQPWNGLSPAQVVGAVAFQNRKLTIPSNTPPALTSLMESCWADDPTQRPSFKSIVNSLKKLLKSPTQMGGP; via the exons atgccGCACCGAGCAACTTACATTTTCCCAAGGCAGTTTCCGGATCAAAGCAGTGTGAACACGAATTCATCGTCGAAATCTGAAGATCACGAGCAGGCGAACACGAACCTGATCTCGAACGAAGGTTTAAGATCTATGATCAACGGTGATCGTGATAGCAATAAGGATAAAAAGACAGAAGTGTACGGACACGGAGTATTATCATCGGAACGACACCGTTTTGGTAAAGGTTACCGGAGCCATGGAAAGAAGAAGAGGCAGCAGATCGCCGACTTCGTGAACTGGTTGGTTGAGAAGAAAAGTTCCGGTTCCCGTTCCGGTAACGTGAGGTTAAACAACGATGATCTTGACGAGCTTATACCATCCTGTTTGGATTATAATTATAACCATCCTGCCACACAGCAAAGTGGCGGgacgggtatgggattaggtgatcGACAGGTGTCGTCGTTGCATCGGTTGTCGTCGACTGACAATTATCATCACCCGTCAACACAGCAAAGCGTTGGgacgggtatgggattaggtgataaGCAAGTATCGTTACATCGGTTGTCGAGTGACGAGTATCACCATCCGACCACACAGCAAAGCGTTGGgacgggtatgggattaggtgatagGCAGGTTTCGCTACATCGGTTGTCGAGTGACGATTATCACCATCCAACCACACAGCAAAGCGTTGGGACGGGTACGGGATTAGGTGATAGGCAGGTTTCGATGCGTCGGTTGTCGAGTGATGCTGGGAGTAGTTACGCGGCGAGTTTGTTTTCGTGTACGGTTGAGACGTCGAGTTCGGCTGCTTTTTGCAAGGATTCGATGACGGAGGAGACGGTGGGGATGAGAGAGGAGGATATGGTggcgggtggtggtggtggtggagatgaTGGTTGTCGGAGTGTTGTTAAGAGGTGGCGTGATAGTTATTACTTGCAGCTTACGCTTGCGAAACGGTTAACGCATCAAGCGACGATTGGTGATGAAGCATCAGCTTTTAACAGGAGCGGGtacggtggcggtggcggtggtggtggtgctccgGCAGTGACGTGTTATGATGCTGAGTCTGTTTCTTATCGTCTCTGG GTTAATGGTACTTTGTCTTACAATGATAAGATATCGGACGGGTTCTATAACATCCTCGGAATGGATCCCTACATGTGGATAATGTGCAATGATTCTGAAGAAGGCAAACGCTTACCGTCTTTACTAGCACTCAAAGCTGTAAATTCAGGTAGTACATCAATGGAGGTAGTTCTGGTAGATAGATACAGGGATTCGCggctaagggatttggaggatcGCGCACAAGAACTTTATTTTTCGGCTGAAAACAATCGAATGTTGGCTGAACAGCTTGGAAACCTTGTTGCTTCTACTATGGG GGGGTCGTTTACAACGGAACAGGATGATCTCCATGCTCATTGGGAATCGGCTAGCACCAAATTAAGGGACAATCAAAATGGCATTTTGGTTCCGGTTGGCAACTTGTCTGTGGGACTTTGTAGGCACAGAGCTATtcttttcaag AAACTGGCAGACTATGTGGGACTACCATGCCGTATAGCTAGAGGCTGCAAGTATTGTGTTGAAGATCATAGATCATCATGCCTGGTCAAAATCCAAGATGACAATGTCACAAG GGAGTATGTAATGGATCTAATCGGGCAGCCCGGAAATATGTATAATCCGGATTCCTCTATTAACGGAGACATACTTTCTTCAGTTCCGTCGCCTTTTCAAAGTTCTCATTTGAAAGAAGTTCAACAAGTTTATGTGGACCGAGAATCGATTTCTCAAGTCAAGA ACATTGAATGGAAACCAAATGTATCCGATGAAGAAACTGGCGGTAACAGAGAATCAAAGGAGATGCGATGTGTACCACTCGATAAGAATTACAAAATATGTGAGACAGTTGAAACACCAAAACTGAAACCGAATCAACCGGATCAGTTGATGAAGGTTGAGAGTGGCAGTAAATGCAGAGGCAACTTTCCGGTGACTACTACAAGGTACTTGACCCTCGAGCCATCTCTCGCGATGGACTGGCTCGAGATAGCTTGGGATGAGTTGCATATCAAGGAGCGTATTGGAGCTG GCTCGTTTGGGACGGTTCATCGCGCAGAGTGGCATGGATCG GATGTAGCCGTTAAGGTCTTAACGGTCCAGGACTTTGAAGATGATCAACTGAGGGAGTTTCTGAGAGAG GTTTCCATCATGAAACGCGTTCGCCATCCAAATGTGGTTCTCTTCATGGGTGCAGTCACTGTTCGTCCACATTATTCAATCGTGACCGAGTATCTACCTAG GGGCAGCTTGTTTCGCCTTATACATCGACCAGCAGCTGGTGAAATCATGGATCAAAGACGACGTTTACGCATGGCTTTAGATGTG GCGAAGGGAATAAATTATCTTCATTGTCTTAGCCCTCCGATCGTTCACTGGGATCTCAAGTCTCCAAATCTATTAGTTGACAAAAACTGGACAGTGAAGGTTTGTGATTTCGGGTTATCAAGATTTAAGGCGAATACTTTCATATCATCAAAATCTGTTGCTGGAACG CCCGAATGGATGGCCCCTGAATTCCTTCGAGGCGAGCCCTCAGATGAAAAATCTGATGTTTATAGTTTTGGCGTGATCTTATGGGAGCTTGTAACCATGCAACAACCGTGGAACGGGCTCAGCCCTGCTCAG GTTGTTGGAGCAGTGGCTTTCCAAAACAGGAAACTAACTATACCTAGCAACACCCCTCCGGCGCTAACTTCACTCATGGAATCCTGTTGGGCTGA TGACCCGACTCAACGACCCAGTTTTAAGAGCATTGTTAACTCATTGAAGAAGTTACTCAAGTCACCAACACAAATGGGAGGTCCATGA
- the LOC110894461 gene encoding uncharacterized mitochondrial protein AtMg00810-like, which translates to MGSLAAEFAMKDLGPLSYFLGITVSRTGHKMFLSQQSYALDIVNRAGMSTCNPVATPVDTKPKLGAQSSVLFDDPTLYRSLAGALQYLTFTRPDINYVVQQICIHMHNPSIEH; encoded by the coding sequence ATGGGCAGCCTCGCGGCTGAATttgcaatgaaagatcttggGCCTCTCAGCTACTTCTTGGGTATTACAGTTTCTCGCACAGGTCACAAAATGTTTCTATCACAACAATCTTATGCCTTGGATATTGTCAACCGTGCGGGTATGTCTACTTGTAATCCGGTCGCCACCCCTGTTGATACAAAACCAAAGCTTGGTGCTCAATCTAGTGTCCTGTTTGATGACCCCACTTTATATCGCAGCCTTGCGGGCGCACTCCAGTATCTCACTTTCACTAGGCCCGACATCAATTATGTTGTTCAACAAATATGCATTCATATGCATAATCCTAGCATCGAACACTGA